The proteins below are encoded in one region of Phaseolus vulgaris cultivar G19833 chromosome 1, P. vulgaris v2.0, whole genome shotgun sequence:
- the LOC137813418 gene encoding serine/arginine-rich splicing factor RSZ22-like isoform X1 — translation MSRVYVGNLDSRVTERDLEDEFRVFGVIRSVWVARRPPGYAFIDFDDRRDAQDAIRELDGKNGWRVELSHNSRGGGGGRGGRSGGGSDLKCYECGEPGHFARECRLRGGSGRRRSRSPPRFRRSPSYGRRSYSPRGRSPRRRSLSPRGRSYSRSPPYRGREEVPYANGNGLRERRRSRS, via the exons ATGTCTCGCGTTTATGTTGGTAACTTGGATTCACGAGTGACCGAGAGGGATCTTGAAGACGAATTCCGTGTTTTCGGAGTTATTCGGAG TGTTTGGGTTGCAAGAAGGCCACCTGGTTATGCTTTTATTGACTTCGATGATAGGAGAGATGCTCAGGATGCTATTCGTGAATTGGATG GCAAGAACGGTTGGAGGGTTGAACTTTCTCACAATTCTAGGGGTGGAGGTGGTGGCCGTGGTGGTCGCTCTGGTGGTGGTTCTGATTTGAAATGTTATGAGTGTGGTGAACCTGGTCATTTTGCTCGTGAATGTCGCTTACGTGGTGGATCAGGAAGACGTCGGAGTCGCAGCCCACCCCGATTTCGTAGGAGCCCTAGCTATGGACGAAG GAGTTACAGTCCTCGTGGACGATCTCCTAGGCGCCGCAGTTTATCGCCCCGTGGACGAAGCTACAGCAGGTCACCTCCATATCGTGGACGTGAGGAGGTTCCATATGCTAATGG AAACGGCCTTAGGGAACGTCGCAGAAGCAGAAGTTGA
- the LOC137813418 gene encoding serine/arginine-rich splicing factor RSZ22-like isoform X2, with translation MSRVYVGNLDSRVTERDLEDEFRVFGVIRSVWVARRPPGYAFIDFDDRRDAQDAIRELDGKNGWRVELSHNSRGGGGGRGGRSGGGSDLKCYECGEPGHFARECRLRGGSGRRRSRSPPRFRRSPSYGRSPRGRSPRRRSLSPRGRSYSRSPPYRGREEVPYANGNGLRERRRSRS, from the exons ATGTCTCGCGTTTATGTTGGTAACTTGGATTCACGAGTGACCGAGAGGGATCTTGAAGACGAATTCCGTGTTTTCGGAGTTATTCGGAG TGTTTGGGTTGCAAGAAGGCCACCTGGTTATGCTTTTATTGACTTCGATGATAGGAGAGATGCTCAGGATGCTATTCGTGAATTGGATG GCAAGAACGGTTGGAGGGTTGAACTTTCTCACAATTCTAGGGGTGGAGGTGGTGGCCGTGGTGGTCGCTCTGGTGGTGGTTCTGATTTGAAATGTTATGAGTGTGGTGAACCTGGTCATTTTGCTCGTGAATGTCGCTTACGTGGTGGATCAGGAAGACGTCGGAGTCGCAGCCCACCCCGATTTCGTAGGAGCCCTAGCTATGGACGAAG TCCTCGTGGACGATCTCCTAGGCGCCGCAGTTTATCGCCCCGTGGACGAAGCTACAGCAGGTCACCTCCATATCGTGGACGTGAGGAGGTTCCATATGCTAATGG AAACGGCCTTAGGGAACGTCGCAGAAGCAGAAGTTGA
- the LOC137815427 gene encoding trifunctional UDP-glucose 4,6-dehydratase/UDP-4-keto-6-deoxy-D-glucose 3,5-epimerase/UDP-4-keto-L-rhamnose-reductase RHM1-like has translation MYEPKNILITGAAGFIASHVTTKLINKYPSYKIVALDKLDYCSTFRNLKSCISSPNFKFIKGDIATADIVNHVLIEEKIDTIMHFAAQTHVDNSFGNSMEFTYNNIYGTHVLLEACRVTDCVKRFIHVSTDEVYGETDLEDDIGNHEASRLLPTNPYSATKAGAEMLVMAYHRSYGLPVITSRGNNVYGPNQYPEKLVPKFILLAMKGEKLPIHGDGSNVRSYLHCDDVSEAFDVIVHKGEIGQIYNIGTKKERSVLDVAEEICKLFKLNPKDVIEFVQDRPFNDKRYFLDDQKLKLLGWEERIPWEEGLKRTIDWYQKNPDWWGDVSPALNPHPRFSAINLSDEAQWSFQYGYSRLARSYTEVGRSNSGYKFLIYGRTGWIGGLLGKLCDEDRIDWEYGRGRLQDRKSLEEDIRRVKPTHVLSAAGVTGRPNVDWCESHKVETIRTNVVGTLTLADVCKEQNLYMMNFATGCIFEYDKEHPLGSGIGFKEEDKPNFIGSYYSKTKAMVEDLLRNYENVCTLRVRMPISSDLTNPRNFITKISRYNKVVNIPNSMTVLDELLPISIEMAKRNLRGIWNFTNPGVISHNQILELYRDYIDPQFKWENFDLEEQAKVIVAPRSNNEMDASKLKNEFPGLLSIKDSIIKFVFVPNKKT, from the exons ATGTATGAACCAAAAAACATCCTCATAACTGGAGCTGCTGGTTTCATAGCCTCACATGTCACTACCAAGCTAATCAACAAGTACCCTAGCTACAAGATTGTAGCTCTTGATAAACTAGATTATTGCTCCACTTTCAGGAATTTGAAGTCATGTATTTCATCACCAAACTTCAAATTTATCAAGGGTGATATAGCTACCGCAGATATTGTGAATCATGTTTTGATAGAAGAGAAAATAGACACCATTATGCATTTTGCTGCTCAAACCCATGTGGACAATTCATTTGGAAACTCCATGGAATTCACCTACAATAATATCTACGGCACTCATGTGCTTCTTGAAGCTTGCAGGGTCACTGATTGTGTCAAAAGGTTCATTCATGTTAGCACTGATGAAGTCTATGGTGAAACAGACTTAGAGGATGATATTGGAAACCATGAGGCGTCTCGGCTTCTACCCACCAATCCTTATTCTGCAACAAAAGCAGGCGCAGAAATGTTGGTCATGGCTTATCACAGGTCTTATGGTCTTCCAGTTATAACTTCCAGAGGCAATAATGTGTATGGTCCCAACCAATACCCAGAAAAGCTTGTTCCTAAGTTCATCCTTCTTGCCATGAAGGGTGAGAAATTGCCAATCCATGGAGATGGATCGAATGTGAGGAGCTACCTCCACTGTGATGATGTGTCAGAAGCTTTTGATGTCATAGTCCACAAAGGAGAGATTGGCCAAATTTACAACATTGGCACAAAGAAAGAAAGGAGTGTGTTAGATGTTGCAGAGGAAATATGCAAACTCTTTAAATTGAATCCTAAAGATGTTATTGAGTTTGTTCAAGATAGGCCTTTCAATGATAAGAGATATTTTCTTGATGATCAAAAGCTGAAACTACTTGGTTGGGAGGAGAGAATTCCCTGGGAGGAAGGACTGAAGAGGACAATTGACTGGTACCAAAAGAATCCTGATTGGTGGGGTGATGTTTCTCCTGCTTTAAACCCTCATCCACGTTTCTCAGCCATCAATCTCTCTGATGAAGCTCAATGGTCCTTTCAATATGGATACTCTAGGCTTGCAAGGTCATATACTGAAGTTGGAAGAAGCAATTCAGGATACAAGTTTTTGATATATGGGAGGACAGGTTGGATAGGGGGGTTGTTGGGAAAGCTTTGTGATGAAGACAGAATTGATTGGGAATATGGAAGAGGAAGATTGCAAGATAGGAAATCACTTGAGGAGGATATAAGGAGGGTAAAGCCAACCCATGTGTTGAGTGCAGCTGGTGTTACAGGAAGGCCTAATGTTGATTGGTGTGAATCACACAAGGTTGAAACTATAAGAACCAATGTTGTTGGTACTTTAACACTGGCTGATGTTTGCAAGGAGCAAAACTTATATATGATGAATTTTGCAACTGGTTGCATATTTGAGTATGACAAGGAGCATCCCCTAGGATCAGGCATTGGGTTCAAGGAAGAGGACAAGCCAAATTTCATAGGCTCCTACTATTCAAAGACCAAAGCCATG GTGGAGGACCTTCTAAGAAATTATGAAAATGTCTGCACATTGAGAGTTAGAATGCCAATATCCTCAGATCTTACCAATCCAAGAAACTTCATCACAAAGATTTCTCGTTACAATAAAGTGGTAAACATACCTAATAGCATGACAGTGTTGGATGAACTCTTACCCATATCTATTGAAATGGCCAAGAGGAACCTAAGAGGGATTTGGAACTTCACCAACCCAGGGGTCATTAGCCACAACCAGATATTAGAATTGTACAGGGATTACATAGATCCACAATTTAAATGGGAGAATTTTGATTTGGAAGAACAAGCAAAGGTAATAGTTGCTCCAAGGAGTAACAATGAAATGGATGCTTCAAAGCTCAAAAATGAGTTCCCAGGATTGTTGTCCATCAAAGATTCCATTATCAAGTTTGTCTTTGTGCCTAACAAGAAAACTTGA